TTATTTATCGACTTTTTATTGCATAAAAAAACAAATAAACGTATAATATTCTTACAAGAATATACTGAATGTTCTCTAAAGTTAGATTTATCTGTTTTTTTAAAAAAAAGAGAGTTTACGAGAGAGAAGAGGGGATTATTTTGAAAAAGGTTTCTTTTTTAGTGTTTGCCATGGTTGCTTCTTTGTTACTAGTCTTGACAGGATGCGGGAAGGATAAGGAAGTCTCGACAACTGGTAAAGAAGAAGAGTCCAATGGGAAAACACTCAGGATCGTGACGGACGCCAACTATGCTCCATTTGAATATCTTGAAGGAGATAAGATTGTAGGATTCGATGTTGATTTCATCAATGCCGTTGCAAAAGAAGCGGGTTATGAAGTTAAAGTGGAAACTGTTGGTTGGGATCCGATTTTTGTTGAAATCGAAGGTAAGAGAGCGGATGTCGCCATATCTGCGATTACAGTGAATGACGAAAGAAAACAATCTTATGACTTCTCTGTTCCGTATTTCTTATCCACAAACAAGATTCTCGTTCCTGAGAATAGTGATATAAAATCAGGAGATGAATTGAAAGGAAACGTCATTGCCGTACAGACTGGTACTACTGGACAGGAAGCGGTAGAGAAACTTCTTGGAAAGAATCACAAGGATATCAAAAAATTCGAAAACAATAACCTGGCCATTCAGGAATTACTAAAAGGCGGAGCTTCGGCTGTCGTAGCTGATAATACGGTTGTTGAAGAATATGTGAAAAATAACCCCGATCAAAAACTGAAAGTCGTTGAAGACAGCAAAAGCTTCAATGAGGAGTTTTATGGTCTTATGTTCCCAAAAGGCAGTGAATTGAAACCGGAGTTCGATAAAGCCGTGAATGCCATTTATGAAAATGGGAAATATGCAGAAATCTATAAAGAGTGGTTTGGTACTGATCCAGATATTGAAACGTTGAAAGCACAACAATAAAAAAAAGGGATAGTAAAAGATTGCGTAACTTTACGTGTGAAGTTACGCAGTTTTTTTGGTCTTAGGAGGGAAACAAAATGAGTTTTCGCTGGGATATTATTTTTGAATATGCTCCTTTCTTATTAAAAGGAACGTTGCTTACAATAGGGCTGTCGGTTTCCTCCATTCTCATCGGAACTTTTTTGGGGTTATTTATCGGTTTAGGGAAACTCATGAGAAACAAAGTGCTTGCCTTTCCATTTTACTGTTATGTCACGGTTTTTCGCGGAACACCGCTTTTAGTTCAAATCTTTTTAATCCATTTTGGAATTGTGCCCTTTTTCACTGGGGAAACGAATGCAGTAACTGCAGGTGTCATTGCTTTATCTTTAAATGCAGCCGCATATATTGCCGAAATTTTCCGGGCGGGCATTCAATCCATCGATAAAGGGCAAATGGAAGGGGCGCGTTCATTGGGAATGACCCATATCCAAACAATGATGCATGTTGTATTGCCCCAAGCTTTCAAACGAATGATTCCTCCGTTAGGAAATGAATTCATTGTATTATTGAAGGATTCATCCCTGCTTTGTGTCATTGCTGCCCCGGAATTGATGTACTGGGGGAAAGCGATGGGGAGTCAGTACTTTAAAGTGTGGGAGCCATACTTGGCGTGTGCCTTCATCTATTTATTCCTGACCCTCATTTTAAGTTTCGTATTAAATAGACTCGAAAGAAGGTTGAAAACAGAATGATCAAAGTGGAGAATCTAAAGAAGTCATTTGGCGAAAATGATGTATTGAAAAATATCAATGCAATCGTTTCCCCTCGGGAAGTAGTCGTGGTGATTGGTCCTTCTGGGTCGGGTAAATCCACTTTCCTCAGGTGTATCAATCAACTTGAAACGATAACGGGGGGCCATATTTTCATTGAAGGGCTTGATACGACAGACAAGAAGGTCAATATCAATAAAGTCCGGACGGAAGTTGGCATGGTATTTCAGCATTTTAACTTATTTCCACATAAGACTGTTCTTGAGAATATAATGCTTGCGCCTATAAAGGTCCGCAAGATCTCCAAAGAACAGGCTTCCCAAAGAGGGATGGAGCTACTTAAGAAAGTGGGACTTGCCGAGAAAGCGAACGCATATCCGGATTCATTATCGGGGGGACAAAAGCAACGCGTCGCAATTGCCAGGGCGTTGGCGATGGAACCCAAAATCATGCTATTCGACGAGCCGACTTCCGCTCTAGATCCGGAAATGGTCGGTGAAGTTCTTGAGGTCATGAAGCAACTGGCTAAGGAAGGCATGACCATGGTTGTTGTGACCCATGAGATGGGGTTTGCAAAAGAAGTTGGAGATCGCGTGATTTTCATGGACGAAGGTTATATTATTGAAGAAAATATTCCAAGTGAGATTTTTAATAATCCCCAGCAGGAAAGAACTAAAGCCTTTTTGAGTAAAGTGCTTTAATTACACGTAAAGAAAAAAACCTTCCATTAAGGGAGGTTTTTTTTTCGGGGCATATCAGGGGGCTTCATTTGATATATGAAGCGCCTAAAAGCGATTCAGGGCTTTTACCGAGCACGAGCATACTGATTTTGGCATATCCAATATTTTTAATTTGGGAGAAGGTCTGAAGTAATACCTGGATATTCGGATCATCCTTTAACTTTTGAACTTCCTCTATATATAATCCGATAACGGAGGGCATAACGAATTCAGGGGTGTATTCGTCAGGGTTTTCATCCATGATTAATGTGCCCATAAATTGA
The DNA window shown above is from Peribacillus sp. FSL P2-0133 and carries:
- a CDS encoding amino acid ABC transporter permease gives rise to the protein MSFRWDIIFEYAPFLLKGTLLTIGLSVSSILIGTFLGLFIGLGKLMRNKVLAFPFYCYVTVFRGTPLLVQIFLIHFGIVPFFTGETNAVTAGVIALSLNAAAYIAEIFRAGIQSIDKGQMEGARSLGMTHIQTMMHVVLPQAFKRMIPPLGNEFIVLLKDSSLLCVIAAPELMYWGKAMGSQYFKVWEPYLACAFIYLFLTLILSFVLNRLERRLKTE
- a CDS encoding amino acid ABC transporter ATP-binding protein yields the protein MIKVENLKKSFGENDVLKNINAIVSPREVVVVIGPSGSGKSTFLRCINQLETITGGHIFIEGLDTTDKKVNINKVRTEVGMVFQHFNLFPHKTVLENIMLAPIKVRKISKEQASQRGMELLKKVGLAEKANAYPDSLSGGQKQRVAIARALAMEPKIMLFDEPTSALDPEMVGEVLEVMKQLAKEGMTMVVVTHEMGFAKEVGDRVIFMDEGYIIEENIPSEIFNNPQQERTKAFLSKVL
- a CDS encoding basic amino acid ABC transporter substrate-binding protein, giving the protein MKKVSFLVFAMVASLLLVLTGCGKDKEVSTTGKEEESNGKTLRIVTDANYAPFEYLEGDKIVGFDVDFINAVAKEAGYEVKVETVGWDPIFVEIEGKRADVAISAITVNDERKQSYDFSVPYFLSTNKILVPENSDIKSGDELKGNVIAVQTGTTGQEAVEKLLGKNHKDIKKFENNNLAIQELLKGGASAVVADNTVVEEYVKNNPDQKLKVVEDSKSFNEEFYGLMFPKGSELKPEFDKAVNAIYENGKYAEIYKEWFGTDPDIETLKAQQ